The Lucilia cuprina isolate Lc7/37 chromosome 5, ASM2204524v1, whole genome shotgun sequence genome includes a window with the following:
- the LOC111682561 gene encoding signal recognition particle 9 kDa protein: MVFVKNWEDFEIAAENMYMANPMGCRYTMKYVHTKGHILMKMTDNVKCIQYKAENMPDLKKIEKFTSNLMGHMASKE, encoded by the exons atggtGTTTGTTAAAAACTGGGAAGATTTCGAAATTGCTGCCGAAAATATGTACATGGCCAATCCAATGGGATGCCGCTACACCATGAAATATGTGCATACAAAGGGACACATACTCATGAAAATGACGGACAATGTTAAA TGCATACAATATAAAGCTGAAAACATGCccgatttaaagaaaattgaaaaattcacCAGTAATCTTATGGGTCATATGGCTTCTAAGGAATAG